One genomic window of Cystobacter fuscus DSM 2262 includes the following:
- the nrdR gene encoding transcriptional regulator NrdR, producing the protein MRCPFCQDPENKVIDSRESHEGSVIRRRRECLQCKRRFTTYERVEEIYPLIVKKDGRRETFDRDKLLAGLQKACEKRPVSADQLEETLVAVERLLQGVGEKEVPSSVIGEEVMRRLHALDEVAYVRFASVYRSFRDITEFMAELKDLLSDRTREQRPPRPPDKDG; encoded by the coding sequence ATGCGTTGCCCCTTCTGCCAGGACCCCGAGAACAAGGTCATCGACTCGCGCGAGTCGCATGAGGGGTCCGTCATCCGCCGGCGCCGCGAGTGTCTGCAATGCAAGCGGCGCTTCACCACGTACGAGCGCGTGGAGGAAATCTACCCGCTCATCGTGAAGAAGGACGGCCGGCGCGAGACGTTCGATCGGGACAAGCTGCTCGCGGGGTTGCAGAAGGCGTGCGAGAAGCGGCCGGTGTCGGCGGACCAGCTCGAGGAGACGCTGGTCGCCGTGGAGCGGCTGCTGCAAGGGGTGGGGGAGAAGGAAGTGCCCTCGTCGGTCATCGGCGAGGAGGTGATGCGCCGGCTGCACGCGCTGGACGAGGTGGCCTATGTGCGCTTCGCCTCGGTGTACCGGAGCTTCCGTGACATCACCGAGTTCATGGCGGAGCTCAAGGACTTGCTGTCGGACCGGACGCGCGAGCAGAGGCCGCCGCGTCCACCGGACAAGGACGGGTAA
- a CDS encoding cytochrome P450, with protein MSETTSQTTSDRPLPPRVSSLPLVGSLPRLIANPLAFMEQAQREQGDIFSLDLGFTQVIGLCHPRYVHHVLVEHAHKYSKGGPMWDSMRTFMGNALPMSEGAFWKRQRRMIQPSFHHQRVSMMTDTMVEAIDECLLEWDLAALEGKPFDVSVALSRVTMTVLVRTLFGSGMDKEDAEKVAQAFSFILEYFIAGMVTHSLPEWMPVPGRQRYRESIKMIDEIMQRLIERGREQASGEDNLLSLLLQAVDGESGERMTNAQLRDEALGFFIAGYDTTAAGMTWVLHALTQHPEVTAKVRVELDAVVGTRRPGFADLMRMPYTRNVLQEALRIHSPSVWLPRLSVVEDEIDGYRIPPGVMMVIFTRLIHRHPDIWNDPLTFDPDRFTPERSEGRHKLAWLPFGSGQRQCIAKEFSLLEGMLIMARIVSRYELSSVPGRVPQERVSTNLRTKDGMWLNLRPRLPEAKAQVPRIPLSGTA; from the coding sequence ATGAGCGAGACCACATCCCAAACGACATCAGATCGACCACTGCCCCCACGGGTTTCCTCCCTCCCCCTGGTGGGTAGCCTGCCTCGCTTGATTGCCAACCCGCTGGCCTTCATGGAGCAAGCCCAGCGCGAGCAGGGCGACATCTTCAGCTTGGACCTGGGCTTCACCCAGGTGATTGGCCTGTGCCATCCCCGCTACGTCCATCACGTCCTCGTGGAGCACGCTCACAAGTACTCCAAGGGCGGACCCATGTGGGACTCGATGCGGACGTTCATGGGCAACGCGCTGCCCATGAGCGAGGGAGCCTTCTGGAAGCGGCAGCGGCGCATGATCCAGCCCTCGTTCCATCATCAGCGCGTGAGCATGATGACGGACACGATGGTGGAGGCCATCGACGAGTGCCTGCTGGAGTGGGATCTGGCGGCCCTGGAGGGCAAGCCCTTCGACGTCTCGGTCGCCCTGTCCCGGGTGACGATGACCGTGCTGGTGCGCACCCTGTTCGGCTCCGGGATGGACAAGGAAGACGCGGAGAAGGTCGCCCAGGCGTTCTCCTTCATCCTCGAGTACTTCATCGCGGGGATGGTGACGCACTCCCTGCCGGAATGGATGCCGGTCCCTGGCCGGCAGCGCTACCGCGAGTCGATCAAGATGATCGACGAGATCATGCAGCGGCTCATCGAGCGGGGACGCGAACAGGCCTCGGGCGAGGACAACCTGCTCTCGCTGTTGCTGCAGGCGGTGGATGGTGAGTCCGGCGAGCGGATGACCAACGCGCAATTGCGCGACGAGGCCCTGGGCTTCTTCATCGCGGGCTACGACACGACCGCGGCGGGCATGACCTGGGTGTTGCACGCGCTCACCCAACACCCGGAGGTCACCGCCAAGGTGCGGGTGGAGCTGGATGCCGTCGTGGGCACGCGCAGGCCTGGCTTCGCGGATCTGATGCGGATGCCCTACACCCGCAACGTGTTGCAGGAGGCGCTGCGCATCCACTCGCCCTCGGTGTGGCTGCCACGCCTGTCGGTGGTGGAGGATGAGATCGACGGGTACCGGATTCCGCCGGGCGTCATGATGGTGATCTTCACGCGCCTCATCCACCGCCACCCGGACATCTGGAATGATCCGCTGACGTTCGATCCGGACCGCTTCACTCCGGAGCGCTCGGAGGGGCGGCACAAGCTCGCGTGGCTGCCGTTCGGCTCGGGCCAGCGCCAGTGCATCGCCAAGGAGTTCTCGCTGCTCGAGGGCATGCTCATCATGGCCCGCATCGTCTCGCGCTACGAGCTGTCGTCCGTCCCGGGACGCGTGCCCCAGGAGCGCGTCAGCACCAACCTGCGCACCAAGGACGGCATGTGGCTGAACCTGCGGCCACGCCTGCCCGAGGCCAAGGCGCAGGTGCCGCGGATCCCGCTCTCGGGCACGGCCTGA
- the rpiB gene encoding ribose 5-phosphate isomerase B — MKVIIASDHAGLELRRELVKALQELRVEVDDVGPTSAESVDYPDYARLVSRAVAEGSDTRGVLVCGTGMGMAIMANKHPGIRAALCTDEFVARMARAHNDANVLCLGQRVVGAGLARSILEAFLATPFEGGRHQRRLDKIREAESR; from the coding sequence ATGAAGGTCATCATCGCGTCGGATCATGCGGGACTGGAGCTGCGCCGTGAGCTGGTGAAGGCGCTCCAGGAGCTGCGCGTCGAGGTGGATGACGTGGGCCCCACCAGCGCCGAGTCCGTGGACTACCCGGACTATGCCCGCCTGGTGTCCCGGGCGGTGGCCGAGGGAAGTGACACCCGGGGCGTGCTCGTGTGTGGTACGGGCATGGGCATGGCCATCATGGCCAACAAGCACCCGGGCATCCGCGCGGCGTTGTGCACGGACGAGTTCGTGGCCCGCATGGCGCGCGCCCACAACGACGCCAACGTGTTGTGCCTGGGTCAGCGCGTGGTGGGCGCCGGACTGGCCCGCAGCATCCTGGAGGCCTTCCTGGCCACCCCCTTCGAAGGGGGGCGGCACCAGCGGCGTCTGGACAAGATTCGAGAGGCCGAGTCCCGGTGA
- a CDS encoding FAD-dependent oxidoreductase, producing the protein MSKGTSSSVSRRFGGRHAVVIGGSMAGMAASRALASHFERVTLIERDRLPEKPELRKGLPQEQQAHGILAKAVEILEGYFPGLWQQMVTAGSNVLDMSDVALYRGGVWQARATPGLTLYIQTRTLLDSVIRSRVRELPNLQILDECEVVKPVVTSNRVAVWGVEVRRRKQEATEILEADLVVDASGRGSRMPRWLEELGLPRVEETHVRIDVGYASRKVRKLPGVTTNWKTLSIFPTAPHETRLGALAPVEGDAWLVTLAGALGDHAPGDEADFLEFARRLPQPHVYEMLRRCEPVSPVAAHKFPSNMRRHYERMTGIPEGLVVLGDAVCSLNPIYGQGMTLSVLAASLLDECLSEQPSRAMVGLGRRFQAKLSSMHDMSWTMGAGSDLVYPSVEGPRPLWWKAMQGASGHLQSLAAYDPIVTTAFAKVMHMTGSPLVLAHPSMLLRMVRGPQGQGPGAAPVMEFPETSASNAVASVG; encoded by the coding sequence ATGTCAAAGGGCACATCCTCGTCGGTCTCCAGGCGTTTCGGAGGCCGGCATGCAGTGGTCATCGGCGGGAGCATGGCGGGCATGGCCGCCAGTCGCGCCCTGGCGTCGCACTTCGAGCGGGTCACCCTGATCGAGCGGGATCGGCTCCCGGAGAAGCCCGAGCTGCGCAAGGGACTGCCCCAGGAGCAACAGGCCCACGGCATCCTGGCCAAGGCCGTGGAGATCCTCGAGGGGTACTTCCCCGGGCTGTGGCAGCAGATGGTGACCGCGGGCTCCAACGTCCTGGACATGTCCGACGTGGCGCTCTACCGGGGTGGCGTCTGGCAGGCCCGCGCCACGCCGGGGCTGACCCTCTACATCCAGACCCGGACCCTGCTGGACTCGGTGATCCGCTCCCGCGTCCGGGAGCTCCCCAACCTGCAGATCCTGGACGAGTGCGAGGTCGTCAAGCCCGTGGTGACGAGCAACCGCGTCGCCGTCTGGGGCGTGGAGGTGCGCCGCCGCAAGCAGGAGGCCACGGAGATCCTCGAGGCGGATCTCGTCGTGGACGCGAGTGGCCGCGGCTCGCGCATGCCCCGCTGGCTCGAGGAGCTGGGACTGCCCCGGGTGGAGGAGACCCACGTGCGCATCGACGTGGGCTACGCCAGCCGCAAGGTGCGCAAGCTCCCGGGGGTCACCACCAACTGGAAGACGCTCTCCATCTTCCCGACGGCTCCGCACGAGACGCGCCTGGGCGCGCTCGCCCCGGTGGAGGGGGACGCGTGGCTGGTGACCCTGGCCGGCGCCCTGGGGGACCACGCCCCGGGTGACGAGGCGGACTTCCTGGAGTTCGCCCGCCGCCTGCCGCAGCCGCACGTCTACGAGATGCTCCGGCGCTGCGAGCCCGTGTCGCCGGTGGCCGCCCACAAGTTCCCCTCCAACATGCGCCGGCACTATGAGCGCATGACGGGCATTCCCGAGGGGCTCGTGGTGCTGGGAGACGCCGTGTGCAGCCTCAACCCCATCTACGGGCAGGGCATGACGCTGTCCGTGCTGGCCGCCTCCCTGCTGGATGAGTGTCTGTCGGAGCAGCCCTCGAGGGCGATGGTGGGGCTCGGACGGCGCTTCCAGGCGAAGCTCTCCAGCATGCACGACATGTCCTGGACGATGGGCGCGGGCTCGGACCTGGTCTACCCCTCGGTGGAAGGACCCCGCCCCCTGTGGTGGAAGGCGATGCAGGGGGCCTCCGGGCATCTGCAGTCGCTCGCGGCGTATGATCCGATCGTCACCACCGCGTTCGCCAAGGTGATGCACATGACGGGCTCGCCGCTGGTGTTGGCGCACCCCTCCATGCTGCTGCGCATGGTGCGGGGTCCCCAGGGCCAGGGGCCGGGAGCGGCTCCGGTGATGGAGTTCCCGGAGACGTCCGCCTCCAACGCCGTAGCCAGTGTCGGTTGA
- a CDS encoding terpene synthase family protein yields MKKIDFSSIHMPYKAPLNKNDLDAWAKTVEWVQRFELLSARHMAIFPTLDYHLLSSYAFPEASVEQLSIVNDYMTAFYLFDKVWDDAPPEKLRKMQPVMRMALCMSRRGLRDPANWLGMAGVFALSMKERLSPGASPKQEHRFLLALMDLHRRMYKHSTRQWRDHFHRSMRDYFDACLWESENKLKKHVPDVEEYIVEREKTGGVKPSFELAGVLGLVKMPAVMLDSPSIKQLSSLANQVITLFNDLISLEKEMRVGDMHNLVFIIQNKQKCSLEDAIQQVVKRHNNTVAEFEKIWSELQARMQRAELGQGEIEEWAKHEAYKKDKVALFIEVRRYVGVLQAWMFANMEWSLMSERYKTPEAPAA; encoded by the coding sequence ATGAAAAAGATTGACTTCTCCTCCATCCACATGCCGTACAAGGCGCCGCTCAACAAGAATGACCTGGACGCCTGGGCCAAAACGGTGGAGTGGGTCCAGCGGTTCGAGCTGCTGTCCGCCAGGCACATGGCAATCTTCCCCACGCTCGACTACCACTTGTTGTCTTCGTATGCCTTCCCCGAGGCGAGCGTCGAGCAGTTGAGCATCGTCAACGACTACATGACGGCGTTCTACCTGTTCGACAAGGTCTGGGACGATGCTCCGCCGGAGAAGCTCAGGAAGATGCAGCCCGTGATGCGCATGGCCTTGTGCATGTCCAGACGGGGTCTGCGCGACCCCGCGAACTGGTTGGGCATGGCGGGGGTGTTCGCGCTGTCCATGAAGGAGCGGCTCTCTCCCGGCGCGTCGCCAAAGCAAGAGCACCGGTTTCTGTTGGCGTTGATGGACCTGCACAGGCGGATGTACAAACACTCCACCCGGCAGTGGAGGGATCACTTCCACCGGAGCATGCGGGACTACTTCGATGCGTGTCTCTGGGAGTCCGAGAACAAGCTCAAGAAGCACGTGCCGGACGTGGAGGAGTACATCGTCGAGCGCGAGAAGACGGGCGGGGTGAAGCCGAGCTTCGAGCTGGCGGGCGTGCTCGGACTCGTCAAGATGCCGGCGGTGATGCTGGACAGTCCCAGCATCAAGCAGCTCAGCTCCCTGGCCAACCAGGTGATCACCCTCTTCAATGATCTCATCTCCCTGGAGAAGGAGATGCGTGTCGGGGACATGCACAACCTCGTCTTCATCATCCAGAACAAGCAGAAGTGCTCGCTGGAGGACGCCATTCAGCAGGTGGTGAAGAGGCACAACAACACGGTGGCGGAGTTCGAGAAGATCTGGAGCGAGCTGCAGGCGCGCATGCAGCGGGCGGAACTGGGCCAGGGCGAGATCGAGGAGTGGGCGAAGCACGAGGCGTACAAGAAGGACAAGGTGGCCCTGTTCATCGAAGTGCGGCGCTACGTCGGGGTGTTGCAGGCCTGGATGTTCGCCAACATGGAATGGTCGCTGATGTCCGAGCGGTACAAGACCCCCGAGGCCCCCGCGGCCTGA
- a CDS encoding cytochrome P450 yields the protein MPSPTNSDSSLQGLSLNPISPENLVNPIPLYKALRETEPVYWSDTLHAWLVTRYVDVMGCFRDPRLSANRTNFYEQQLQGLGGDVAGEFLKSARLQMTMRDGADHIRVRRQASPGFTPQGLDAYRPAIRQFMGMLLDRVQEWGHMDVVKEISYQLPPLVIAEFLNIPPQDRERFQAWARPLADFANPKPGVNMQDVAREASRVTVEMNAYLAERIEERRHHPGNDMLSLMIHAQELGRMTEDDLAANTLLILTAGHLTTTDQISNGVYDLLSHPEQRQKLQKDRTLLRSAVEEMLRFSPAVPFAFRVAAEDFTLHGKNIRKGDTVFIGLASANRDPSVFTDPDTFDITRDSVQQKHLTFAFGAHHCLGAGLARREMEIATEMLLDRLPEVRLDKTKEPEYKVGLVFRSFNSLHLEW from the coding sequence GTGCCAAGTCCGACCAACTCAGACTCGTCGCTGCAGGGGCTCTCGCTCAATCCCATCAGCCCCGAGAACCTCGTCAACCCGATTCCGCTCTACAAGGCGCTGCGTGAAACGGAGCCGGTGTACTGGTCGGACACGCTGCATGCCTGGCTCGTCACGCGCTACGTGGACGTGATGGGGTGCTTCCGCGATCCGCGGTTGAGCGCCAATCGCACCAACTTCTACGAGCAACAGCTCCAGGGGTTGGGAGGGGACGTGGCCGGCGAGTTCCTCAAGTCGGCCCGGTTGCAGATGACCATGCGCGATGGCGCGGACCACATCCGCGTGCGTCGGCAGGCCAGTCCGGGCTTCACTCCGCAGGGGCTCGACGCCTACCGTCCCGCCATCCGCCAGTTCATGGGCATGCTGCTGGATCGCGTGCAGGAGTGGGGGCACATGGACGTGGTGAAGGAGATTTCGTACCAGCTCCCGCCACTCGTCATCGCCGAGTTCCTCAACATCCCCCCGCAGGACCGGGAGCGTTTCCAGGCCTGGGCCCGGCCCCTGGCGGACTTCGCCAATCCGAAGCCGGGCGTGAACATGCAGGACGTGGCCCGTGAGGCGAGCCGGGTCACCGTGGAGATGAACGCCTACCTGGCCGAGCGCATCGAGGAGCGTCGTCACCACCCGGGCAACGACATGCTCAGCCTGATGATCCACGCCCAGGAGCTGGGCCGGATGACGGAGGATGATCTGGCGGCCAACACGCTGCTCATCCTCACCGCGGGTCACCTGACCACCACGGATCAGATCAGCAATGGCGTCTACGATCTGCTCTCCCATCCCGAGCAGCGCCAGAAGCTGCAGAAAGATCGCACGCTGCTGCGCTCCGCCGTGGAAGAGATGCTGCGCTTCTCGCCCGCGGTCCCCTTCGCCTTCCGCGTCGCCGCGGAGGACTTCACGCTGCACGGCAAGAACATCCGCAAGGGCGACACCGTGTTCATCGGGCTGGCCTCGGCCAACCGCGATCCCTCGGTCTTCACGGATCCCGACACGTTCGACATCACCCGGGACAGCGTCCAGCAGAAGCACCTGACCTTCGCGTTCGGCGCGCACCACTGCCTGGGGGCGGGTCTGGCCCGCCGCGAGATGGAGATCGCCACCGAGATGCTCCTGGATCGTCTGCCCGAGGTGCGCTTGGACAAGACGAAGGAGCCCGAGTACAAGGTCGGCCTCGTCTTCCGCAGCTTCAACTCGCTCCACCTGGAGTGGTGA
- the ribD gene encoding bifunctional diaminohydroxyphosphoribosylaminopyrimidine deaminase/5-amino-6-(5-phosphoribosylamino)uracil reductase RibD — protein MRLLTRARLQAGRAPRAKRTADFDRAVAEFFMRLALEEAAKGLGRTSPNPVVGAVLVKGGRIIARGYHRRAGTAHAEVVALEAAGAKARGADLYTTLEPCDHYGRTPPCSQALIDAGVRRVITASSDPNPKVNGKGVARLRRAGVEVLTGVLKDEADQLNRPFFKAMRTGLPFVTLKAAVTLDGKLATATGDSRWVTGEQARAWVHRLRDQVDVILVGATTARRDNPQLTTRLPGGGGKDPVRVVVDSHLRLPSTLQVFTQRSPARTVVATLEEPSARKAKRLLATGTDVWQLPEKQGRVDLEALMRRLAREGLNHVLVEGGAEMYGSFLREELADELLLFVAPKLIGGEGLSWSGSLGVKQMARALTVGALSMEQVGTDLLLRARLDPAR, from the coding sequence ATGCGGCTCTTGACGCGAGCACGGTTGCAGGCGGGGCGCGCCCCCCGGGCCAAGCGCACGGCGGATTTCGATCGGGCGGTGGCCGAGTTCTTCATGCGCCTGGCGCTGGAAGAGGCCGCCAAGGGGCTCGGCCGCACCAGCCCCAACCCGGTGGTGGGCGCGGTGCTGGTGAAGGGCGGTCGCATCATCGCGCGCGGCTATCACCGCCGGGCCGGTACGGCGCACGCCGAGGTGGTGGCGCTGGAGGCCGCGGGAGCCAAGGCGCGCGGCGCGGATCTCTACACGACGCTCGAGCCGTGTGATCACTACGGGCGCACGCCGCCGTGCAGCCAGGCGCTGATCGACGCGGGCGTGCGCCGGGTCATCACCGCCTCGTCGGATCCCAACCCCAAGGTGAATGGCAAGGGCGTCGCCCGGCTGCGGCGCGCCGGCGTGGAGGTGCTCACCGGGGTGCTCAAGGACGAGGCGGATCAACTCAACCGCCCCTTCTTCAAGGCGATGCGCACCGGCCTGCCCTTCGTCACGCTCAAGGCGGCGGTGACACTGGACGGCAAGCTGGCCACGGCCACGGGTGACTCTCGCTGGGTGACGGGGGAGCAAGCCCGCGCATGGGTGCACCGGCTGAGGGATCAGGTGGACGTCATCCTCGTGGGGGCCACCACCGCCCGCCGGGACAACCCCCAGCTCACCACGCGTCTGCCCGGGGGAGGGGGGAAGGATCCGGTGCGCGTGGTGGTGGACTCGCACCTGCGCCTGCCCTCGACGCTCCAGGTCTTCACCCAGCGCTCCCCCGCGCGCACCGTGGTGGCCACGCTGGAGGAGCCCTCGGCCCGCAAGGCCAAACGTCTGCTCGCGACGGGCACCGACGTCTGGCAGCTCCCGGAGAAGCAGGGCCGCGTGGATCTCGAGGCCCTCATGCGCCGCCTCGCCCGGGAGGGCCTGAACCACGTCCTGGTGGAGGGGGGCGCGGAGATGTACGGCTCGTTCCTGCGCGAGGAATTGGCGGATGAGCTGCTGCTCTTCGTCGCCCCCAAACTGATTGGGGGCGAGGGCCTGTCCTGGTCGGGCTCGCTGGGCGTCAAGCAGATGGCGCGGGCGCTCACCGTGGGCGCGCTGTCCATGGAGCAGGTCGGTACCGATCTGCTGTTGCGCGCCCGGCTCGACCCCGCGCGGTGA
- a CDS encoding methyl-accepting chemotaxis protein has protein sequence MPADKQITQTINKIFIIRQFFGSIILSPATTYLINNLSGLTDDEMSKTTKFTMPIVFGLFSLIIPYLVMNYTIRRAFSTLRGDHEGSKIERLLKIPGQLEALMILCAILGSTFYITVPILFHKKSLAPIPWVLSTTLLVLMLNFINERLIYERILRPFAIEEFHKHPKAVIRGTGFFWPRMKWYLPYAFGVFVASTLMLSTTIIAKQVIITFDDLNQVMRTDPARIGEHISQVVDVVVKRAAFPLSLMGGYLLAISSIAAWLLARRQELGALSVQEAIEGLASGSPKLPDWISTDEIGDLAGSTSRAFEKLSAFSLSLGESANSLRGSAERLGSSASEQSSVLTRQAAALQETQVTAQEIKQTSELASQKAENVLQQTTRANQISTEAVAAVRTSLEEIQEVGQQVAKMASSIQSLEKKTQQIASITRTVKDLADQSNMLALNAAIEAVRSGEHGKGFGVVAREIRALADQSIRATNNVNSILLDIGNAMRSTAAMTTKGYEKVELSLKGIKGFEGSIQQLSSIVRDNADSIRQITAAVTQQNVGISQIFQAVNDLNNMMEQTMGQMQTSEEASTVVQNVADQVSGLVTSYGWKEAAERARQNRTT, from the coding sequence ATGCCCGCCGACAAACAGATCACTCAGACCATCAACAAGATCTTCATCATCCGACAGTTCTTCGGATCGATCATCTTGTCCCCCGCGACGACCTACCTCATCAACAACCTCTCGGGGCTGACGGACGATGAGATGTCGAAGACGACCAAGTTCACGATGCCCATCGTGTTCGGTCTCTTCAGCCTGATCATCCCCTACCTGGTGATGAACTATACGATCCGGCGGGCGTTCTCCACCCTGCGCGGGGATCACGAGGGGTCCAAGATCGAGCGGCTGTTGAAGATTCCCGGCCAGCTCGAGGCGCTGATGATCCTGTGCGCCATCCTGGGGTCGACGTTCTACATCACCGTTCCCATCCTCTTCCACAAGAAGAGCCTGGCGCCCATCCCGTGGGTGCTGAGCACGACGCTGCTCGTGTTGATGCTCAACTTCATCAACGAGCGGTTGATCTACGAGCGCATCCTGCGCCCCTTCGCCATCGAGGAGTTCCACAAGCACCCCAAGGCGGTCATCCGGGGAACGGGCTTCTTCTGGCCGCGCATGAAGTGGTACCTGCCCTACGCCTTCGGCGTCTTCGTCGCCTCCACGCTGATGCTCAGCACGACGATCATCGCCAAGCAGGTCATCATCACCTTCGACGACCTCAATCAGGTGATGCGGACGGATCCCGCGCGCATCGGCGAGCACATCAGCCAGGTCGTCGATGTGGTCGTCAAGCGCGCCGCGTTCCCGCTGTCGCTCATGGGTGGCTACCTGCTCGCCATCTCGTCCATCGCCGCGTGGTTGCTGGCGCGCCGGCAGGAACTGGGCGCCCTGAGCGTGCAGGAGGCCATCGAGGGTCTGGCGTCCGGCTCGCCCAAGCTGCCGGACTGGATCTCCACCGACGAGATCGGCGATCTGGCGGGCTCCACCTCGCGCGCCTTCGAGAAGCTCAGCGCCTTCTCGCTGTCGCTGGGTGAGTCGGCCAACTCGCTGCGCGGTTCGGCCGAGCGGCTGGGCTCGTCCGCGAGCGAGCAGAGCTCGGTGCTCACGCGCCAGGCCGCCGCGCTGCAGGAGACGCAGGTCACCGCGCAGGAGATCAAGCAGACCTCCGAGCTCGCCTCGCAGAAGGCGGAGAACGTGCTGCAGCAGACCACCCGCGCCAATCAGATCAGCACCGAGGCGGTGGCGGCCGTGCGCACCAGTCTCGAGGAGATCCAGGAAGTCGGCCAGCAGGTGGCCAAGATGGCCAGCTCCATCCAGTCGCTGGAGAAGAAGACGCAGCAGATCGCCAGCATCACCCGCACGGTGAAGGACCTGGCGGACCAGTCCAACATGCTCGCGCTCAACGCCGCCATCGAGGCGGTGCGCTCGGGCGAGCACGGCAAGGGCTTTGGCGTCGTGGCGCGTGAAATCCGCGCGCTGGCCGACCAGTCCATCCGCGCCACCAACAACGTGAACAGCATCCTGTTGGACATCGGCAACGCCATGCGCTCGACGGCGGCCATGACGACCAAGGGCTACGAGAAGGTCGAACTGAGCCTCAAGGGCATCAAGGGCTTCGAGGGCAGCATCCAGCAGCTGTCGTCCATCGTGCGAGACAACGCGGACTCCATCCGGCAGATCACCGCGGCCGTGACCCAGCAGAACGTGGGCATCAGCCAGATCTTCCAGGCCGTCAATGATCTCAACAACATGATGGAACAGACGATGGGCCAGATGCAGACCTCGGAAGAGGCCTCCACCGTCGTGCAGAACGTGGCGGATCAGGTGTCGGGTCTGGTCACCTCGTACGGCTGGAAGGAAGCCGCCGAGCGCGCCCGTCAGAACCGCACCACCTGA
- the glyA gene encoding serine hydroxymethyltransferase: protein MENTRLLAEVDPEIARAIQDETRRQEEGLELIASENFVSPAVLEAAGSVLTNKYAEGYPGKRYYGGCEVVDVAESLAISRARELFGAEYANVQAHSGSQANMGAYMALMKPGDTLLALDLNSGGHLTHGSAFNFSGKLYKAVHYGLTQDTETIDYAQAAALAKEHKPRVVVVGASAYPRIIDFAKFREIADSVGAALMVDMAHIAGLVAAGLHPSPVPLADIVTSTTHKTLRGPRGGLVLSKEPYGKALNSQIFPGIQGGPLMHVIAAKAVAFREALSPEFKAYQKQIVANAQALAEALRKGGLRLCSGGTDNHLMLVDLRPKKLVGKVAEEVLGKAGITVNKNMIPFDPEKPTVTSGVRIGTPALTTRGMKEAEMATVGALVVEALDNASDEQRLASIRGRIQEFTRSYPLYASRLK from the coding sequence ATGGAGAACACCCGTCTTCTGGCCGAGGTCGATCCCGAGATCGCCCGTGCCATCCAGGACGAGACGCGGCGCCAGGAAGAAGGCCTGGAGCTGATCGCCTCGGAGAATTTCGTCAGCCCCGCGGTGCTGGAAGCCGCGGGCTCGGTGCTCACGAACAAGTACGCGGAAGGCTACCCCGGCAAGCGCTACTACGGCGGCTGCGAGGTGGTGGACGTGGCCGAGTCGCTCGCCATCTCCCGCGCCCGGGAGCTCTTCGGCGCCGAGTACGCCAACGTCCAGGCCCACTCGGGCAGCCAGGCGAACATGGGTGCCTACATGGCGCTGATGAAGCCGGGTGACACCCTGCTCGCGTTGGACCTGAACTCGGGCGGCCACCTCACCCACGGCTCCGCGTTCAACTTCTCCGGCAAGCTGTACAAGGCCGTGCACTACGGCCTCACCCAGGACACCGAGACGATCGACTACGCGCAGGCGGCCGCCCTGGCCAAGGAGCACAAGCCGCGCGTGGTGGTGGTGGGCGCCTCGGCCTATCCGCGCATCATCGACTTCGCGAAGTTCCGCGAGATCGCCGACAGCGTGGGCGCGGCGCTCATGGTGGACATGGCGCACATCGCGGGGCTGGTGGCCGCGGGGCTGCACCCCTCGCCGGTGCCCCTGGCGGACATCGTCACCAGCACCACCCACAAGACGCTGCGCGGCCCGCGCGGCGGCCTCGTGCTGAGCAAGGAGCCCTACGGCAAGGCGCTCAACAGCCAGATCTTCCCGGGCATCCAGGGCGGCCCGCTCATGCACGTCATCGCCGCCAAGGCCGTGGCCTTCCGCGAGGCGCTCAGCCCCGAGTTCAAGGCCTACCAGAAGCAGATCGTCGCCAACGCCCAGGCGCTCGCCGAGGCGCTGCGCAAGGGCGGCCTGCGGCTGTGCTCGGGCGGCACGGACAACCACCTGATGCTCGTGGACCTGCGTCCCAAGAAGCTCGTGGGCAAGGTGGCCGAGGAGGTGCTCGGCAAGGCGGGCATCACGGTGAACAAGAACATGATTCCGTTCGACCCGGAGAAGCCCACGGTGACGTCGGGCGTGCGCATCGGCACCCCGGCCCTCACCACGCGCGGCATGAAGGAGGCGGAGATGGCCACCGTGGGCGCGCTGGTGGTCGAGGCGCTGGACAACGCCTCGGACGAGCAGCGGCTGGCGAGCATCCGGGGCCGCATCCAGGAGTTCACCCGGAGCTATCCGCTCTACGCCTCGCGCCTGAAGTAG